A region of Theileria annulata chromosome 2, complete sequence, *** SEQUENCING IN PROGRESS *** DNA encodes the following proteins:
- a CDS encoding ribosomal protein l7/l12, mitochondrial/apicoplast, putative (chr2.C.cand.88 - mitochondrial/apicoplast ribosomal protein l7/l12) yields MFLNRLLIFKTINNLNRRNFTTFDVFKKLQDSNTDNGKVDEETRKPSLKVIKLVDEILNLTLIEVADLCNLCQDKLSTKNIGNRLPFPHPNSFFQYNGFVGGNMNFTPPPPSPSPTNTSDSTPKEANASPKEEVVKEKAPLKRTIKLVGFDKEKKIDVIKTIRTILNISLRESKELIESYPKVIKKSTFPQLTKLYTIDN; encoded by the exons ATGTTTCTCAATAGattgttaatatttaaaactatAAATAACCTAAATAGACGAAATTTTACAACATTTGATGTGTTTAAGAAATTACAAGATTCTAACACCGATAATGGTAAAGTGGATGAAGAAACCAGAAAACCTTCCTTAAAA gttataaaattagtgGACGAGATCCTCAATTTAACCCTAATTGAGGTGGCAGATCTGTGTAACCTTTGCCAAGATAAACTTTCCACTAAAAATATCGGCAATAGATTGCCGTTTCCACATCCAAACTCATTTTTTcaat ACAATGGATTCGTCGGCGGTAACATGAACTTCACACCACCTCCTCCTTCTCCATCTCCCACCAACACTTCTGATTCTACACCAAAGGAAGCTAATGCTAGTCCTAAGGAGGAAGTTGTGAAGGAAAAGGCGCCTTTGAAGAGGACTATAAAATTGGTTGGGTTCGATAAAGAGAAGAAGATTGATGTAATAAAAACCATCAGaacaatattaaatatttcacTAAGAGAGTCTAAGGAATTGATAGAATCTTATCCCaaagttattaaaaaaagTACTTTTCCacaattaacaaaattatataccataGATAACTAG
- a CDS encoding uncharacterized protein (chr2.C.cand.89 - hypothetical protein), whose amino-acid sequence MILEENCVFSLDLVEKLNKYFNSYYKHLFSKIVPISVQFNPSSSHFRIEEPKKTSVKGVLDEEKRFNVTEKIVELHSLLCVYKNDKNAHRNLLIFPIHCNSKVISNDLINILQLTTENTDFKDDFGEIPRKYGFLNELQNSLDFNNRLFISVFYENNKFTLYELNFNSILNFL is encoded by the coding sequence atgatTCTTGAAGAGAATTGTGTTTTTTCTTTAGATTTagttgaaaaattaaataaatattttaactcATACTACAAACATTTGTTTTCCAAAATTGTTCCAATTTCAGTACAATTTAACCCCTCTTCCTCCCATTTTAGAATAGAAGAACCAAAGAAGACCAGTGTAAAAGGTGTGTTGGATGAAGAGAAGAGATTTAATGTTACGGAAAAGATTGTAGAACTCCATAGTTTATTATGTgtgtataaaaatgataaaaatgcCCATAGAAacttattaatatttcctATACATTGTAATTCCAAGGTTATTTCAAATGATCTCATAAATATACTTCAACTTACTACAGAAAATACTGATTTTAAGGATGATTTTGGAGAAATTCCCAGAAAATACGGATTTTTGAATGAATTACAAAATTCACtggattttaataatagaCTATTTATTTCAGttttttatgaaaataataaatttactcTTTATGAGCTCAATTTTAATTCGATTCTTAACTTTTTGTAA
- a CDS encoding uncharacterized protein (chr2.C.cand.90 - hypothetical protein), producing MICENCDEEIGEAVTCPICGVIQNITETQVDVFSGFYSKSQRISQPAPLHTETTIPTILQTGPTPSDAVDTIDSKIKGRICELQELLKNIVKILIIKYNVTYRVELYAKNHWKSFLTRFITNLNSVVDVTSSPDNSGKVVDETMSIKCLDERLVMEIICKSLNKLIIYNRLLYINFNKNPNSQPNYLDDIEDCNGLNNSKVDILCRKIMKYLRLPSICLIVLDKLIGCVLEAELNLSDEILSCALVLIVCRLLWPIYHIQPPAHNTTKSNTENRGNISNEKDDVINDSDNRILKYVLDKYREKDMNSFMSSILYRYTNNYYLQFKLSSLKHLFNSHNTTLNLLGFKFQDNSNNSITNEESEDGVDELIDKLKRGLMTNNEIYYVITSLFRNYPNFSGFSFEKLLEFTHFAFTNRDQKRQTFKSIQKILNTNQYNIYNTINLNAVLSKGDNTENNKNNANQGVKANLWVACNIRFNFEGELVGTDANKLRKLAGELYTKANALADKVSAEDSDGQAAKNLADEVGQNEQSGLTQALKDLAGATDLELTNKVQAVKDKYKIVKEKYEAVQTQNREGAYKDKGKEEYDKVVASWNDFNNVYKEFDKYISGGHERRRFSEAPMYDVDNTNPGERVKLKAEDLRDVAKLLQAQVGEQTSGGKIWNQANQLHGAAHALIEQVSTKPDLTGPLDVLKKAIGENDSAADSLQKALSELSSAKENEVVEKALVVIEKYNKVKDAYDKVTEKSDAYTKALSDEQNKYTEVTSQFEALQTAFNAGKCKAISPIYDKPMIG from the exons ATGATATGTGAAAATTGTGATGAGGAGATAGGAGAAGCTGTCACATGTCCCATCTGTGGTGTGATTCAGAACATCACTGAGACCCAAGTTGATGTTTTCTCAGGTTTCTATTCAAAATCACAGAGAATCTCACAGCCCGCTCCATTACATACTGAAACTACTATACCAACAATTTTACAAACTGGTCCAACTCCCTCAGACGCTGTTGATACTATAGATAGTAAGATAAAGGGGAGAATATGTGAATTACAAGAATTACTAAAAAATATAgtcaaaatattaataattaagtataatGTAACGTACAGGGTAGAACTTTACGCAAAAAATCACTGgaaatcatttttaacGAGATTTATTACTAATCTAAACTCAGTTGTGGATGTTACGAGCTCTCCAGATAATTCTGGAAAAGTGGTGGATGAAACTATGAGTATAAAATGTCTGGATGAACGTCTAGTGATGGaaataatatgtaaaaGTTTAAATAA GCTCATTATATACAACAGACTCctgtatattaattttaacaaaaatcCAAATTCCCAACCTAACTATTTGGATGATATAGAAGACTGTAATGGACTGAATAATAGTAAAGTGGATATACTATGCagaaaaataatgaaatatttaagATTGCCGAGTATTTGTTTAATAGTGTTGGATAAGTTAATTGGTTGTGTATTAGAGGCCGAGTTAAATTTGAGTGATGAAATACTTTCCTGTGCATTAGTGCTCATTGTTTGCCGTTTATTATGGCCAATTTATCATATTCAACCCCCAGCCCACAATACTACCAAGTCAAATACAGAGAATAGGGGTAACATATCAAATGAAAAAGACGATGTTATAAATGATTCAGACAATAGAATCTTAAAGTATGTGTTGGACAAGTATAGAGAAAAGGATATGAACTCGTTTATGTCTTCAATTTTGTACAGATacacaaataattattatctaCAATTTAAGCTTTCAAGTCTTAAACACCTGTTCAACTCACATAATACTACacttaatttattaggaTTCAAATTCCAAGATAATTCTAACAACTCAATTACTAATGAGGAAAGTGAAGATGGTGTGGATGAATTGATTGATAAGTTGAAAAGGGGATTAATGactaataatgaaatatattatgtaataACAAGTTTGTTTAGAAATTACCCAAACTTTTCTGGCTTTTCCTTTGAAAAATTGTTAgaatttacacattttgCATTCACTAATCGTGACCAAAAGAGACAAACTTTCAAATCCATCCAAAAAATTCTCAATACTAACCaatacaatatttataatactattaatcTGAACGCAGTATTGAGCAAGGGGGACAACactgaaaataataaaaacaacGCTAATCAGGGTGTGAAAGCGAATTT gTGGGTTGCCTGTAATATACGTTTTAACTTTGAAGGTG aGTTAGTTGGTACTGATGCTAATAAACTTCGAAAACTGGCCGGTGAACTATATACTAAAGCCAATGCCCTAGCCGATAAAGTTAGTGCTGAAGATAGTGATGGTCAGGCTGCCAAAAATCTTGCCGATGAGGTCGGTCAAAATGAACAGAGTGGACTCACGCAAGCTCTCAAAGATCTTGCTGGTGCTACTGATCTTGAACTAACTAATAAGGTCCAAGCTGTTAAAGATAAATACAAAATAGTCAAAGAGAAATATGAAGCAGTCCAGACACAAAATAGAGAAGGCGCATATAAAGACAAGGGTAAAGAAGAATATGACAAAGTTGTAGCCTCATGGAATGATTTCAATAATGTCTATAAGGAGTTTGATAAATACATTAGTGGTGGACACGAAAGAAGAAGATTTAGTGAAGCTCCTATGTATGATGTCGATAACACTAATCCTGGTGAAAGAGTTAAACTTAAAGCAGAAGATCTGAGGGATGTGGCCAAACTACTTCAGGCACAAGTTGGTGAACAAACTAGTGGTGGAAAGATCTGGAATCAGGCCAACCAACTACACGGTGCAGCCCATGCACTAATCGAGCAAGTATCTACTAAACCTGATCTTACAGGACCTCTAGATGTCCTCAAGAAAGCCATTGGAGAAAATGATTCTGCTGCTGATTCTCTACAAAAGGCCCTCTCTGAACTCTCTAGTGCTAAAGAAAATGAAGTTGTTGAAAAGGCCCTTGTTGTAATAGAGAAGTACAACAAAGTCAAAGATGCATACGATAAGGTCACGGAGAAATCAGATGCATATACTAAAGCTCTTAGTGATGAACAAAATAAATACACCGAAGTTACATCTCAATTTGAAGCACTTCAAACCGCCTTCAACGCTGGAAAGTGTAAGGCTATCAGTCCTATTTATGACAAACCTATGATTGGATAA
- a CDS encoding Tpr-related protein family member, putative (small overlap at the 5' end with gene TA15010), with translation MFWCNVWHSRTLYDKANTLSTTGPNELSTQANALKEAASQPSDKSCLKEKAGELAKTTTDESKAKDVIEKFEAVRTAYDLLMAAATSHKTNPAVKAVITADADLKKHYDTILNVTKATTLKGEADTIKGEAGTLHTNSTSLATAVQGNSATSDEALKQKAGNESTKGTLRNLAKELYTKAQALATAVKSGDGNKAQDLANAVSSDEEKGIRKELKALADAQPDELTDKASAVKQQYNEVKEKFAEVKKQESKYAGSAKPKYDKVVAAWDAFNKVYDADLKGLASTLATADLITRAQDVIDKFNSVDAAYKAVNALATTYKVFASSQYPGVDSKFQDLQTKFNQISKLVLFLMDSRIKTSEIKSKASALSSNADTQSTIELASTQNTDLNEGNNTAQDELPGKATQLKTNAETLSGVAQQLATAGSPLSPLNETAGALKTAAGTEGSGGGLAKKAEDLATKAGSDASSQADKVIEAFENVEAKYLALMKQAKQSEITNDPAVIEVVKAYHAVKTTYYQMLIGYRFRYLIGDGLSDNKILHKASDLHTKASNLAGATGLRDETHKELRDLAEKLRDAVGNTGQGLQLALSALKSANTDALIVEKALAVIEKYNAVKEAYDKVKAREKDYNKHAAGQYTLVKSAFTQLEEKFETLKKSYENVLRLRVQELATLAQALSGKASALPGAVGELQNEARALASAASKDTGKSGLKEKAEALRDAINSGTGAVGTQATEVIKQFEDVAEKYNDLKKAANDNNKQDEPVVKEVDGAYTNLKKVYDPILNFTKIKYYSNEVETRARQITSSGTPPSEVKPLIDKLKSVYS, from the exons ATGTTTTGGTGTAACGTCTGGCATTCTCGAACACTTTATGATAAAGCCAATACACTATCTACTACCGGACCTAATGAACTTAGTACTCAAGCCAATGCTCTTAAGGAAGCAGCCAGTCAACCTAGTGATAAAAGTTGTCTAAAAGAGAAAGCAGGTGAACTAGCTAAGACTACTACTGATGAATCTAAGGCCAAAGATGTCATAGAGAAATTTGAAGCAGTCAGAACAGCGTACGATCTACTAATGGCTGCAGCTACTTCTCATAAAACTAATCCTGCAGTTAAAGCTGTTATAACAGCAGATGCTGATCTTAAGAAACACTACGATACCATACTCAATGTCACTAAAGCCACTACACTTAAGGGTGAAGCTGACACTATTAAAGGTGAAGCCGGAACACTACATACTAATTCCACCTCACTAGCCACTGCAGTTCAGGGTAATAGTGCTACTTCTGACGAGGCACTTAAACAAAAGGCCGGTAATGAATCAACTAAGGGTACACTAAGAAACTTGGCCAAAGAACTATATACTAAAGCACAAGCACTAGCCACTGCAGTTAAATCTGGTGATGGGAATAAAGCCCAAGATCTTGCCAATGCTGTCAGTTCTGATGAAGAAAAAGGAATTAGAAAGGAACTCAAAGCACTTGCTGATGCTCAACCTGATGAACTAACTGATAAGGCCAGTGCTGTTAAACAACAATACAACGAAGTAAAAGAGAAATTCGCTGAAGTTAAGAAACAAGAATCTAAATATGCCGGATCTGCTAAACCTAAGTATGATAAAGTTGTAGCAGCATGGGATGCTTTCAATAAAGTCTATGATGCTGATCTCAAAGGACTCGCCTCCACCCTTGCTACTGCT GACTTAATTACCAGGGCCCAAGATGTCATTGATAAGTTCAACTCCGTAGATGCGGCCTACAAAGCAGTCAATGCTCTTGCAACTACCTATAAAGTCTTTGCTAGTTCTCAATATCCCGGAGTTGATTCTAAATTCCAAGACCTTCAAACTAAGTTCAACCAG ATATCCAAATTAGTATTGTTTCTGATGGATTCAAGAATAAAAACCTCTGAAATAAAGTCTAAGGCCTCAGCACTTAGCTCAAATGCCGACACTCAATCTACAATTGAACTTGCTTCAACTCAGAATACTGATCTCAATGAAGGTAATAATACTGCTCAAGATGAACTCCCTGGTAAAGCCACACAACTAAAGACTAATGCCGAAACACTTTCCGGAGTAGCCCAACAACTAGCTACTGCTGGTAGTCCACTTAGTCCACTTAATGAAACTGCCGGGGCTCTTAAGACAGCAGCCGGCACTGAAGGTAGTGGTGGTGGTCTTGCAAAGAAAGCAGAAGATCTAGCTACTAAGGCTGGTAGTGATGCTAGTTCTCAGGCCGATAAAGTTATAGAGGCGTTTGAGAACGTTGAAGCCAAGTACTTAGCACTAATGAAACAAGCCAAACAAAGTGAGATAACCAATGATCCTGCAGTAATCGAGGTTGTCAAGGCATACCATGCCGTTAAGACCACTTATTACCAAATGCTAATAGGTTACAGGTTTAGATACCTAATTGGTGATGGCTTGAGTGATAATAAGATTCTACATAAGGCCTCAGACCTACATACTAAAGCAAGTAACCTAGCCGGTGCCACTGGACTTCGAGATGAAACTCATAAAGAACTTAGAGATCTTGCCGAAAAACTTCGCGATGCCGTAGGAAATACCGGACAGGGTCTCCAACTGGCTCTCTCTGCACTCAAAAGTGCTAATACTGATGCACTAATTGTTGAAAAGGCTCTTGCTGTAATAGAGAAGTACAACGCTGTCAAGGAAGCCTATGATAAGGTCAAGGCACGAGAAAAGGATTATAATAAGCATGCTGCTGGTCAATATACCCTCGTTAAATCTGCTTTCACTCAGCTTGAAGAAAAGTTTGAGACCCTTAAGAAGTCCTATGAAAATGTCCTTAGACTCAGGGTCCAAGAACTTGCCACCCTGGCCCAGGCACTTTCCGGTAAAGCCTCTGCACTACCTGGCGCTGTTGGTGAACTTCAAAATGAAGCCAGAGCTCTAGCTTCGGCAGCCAGTAAAGATACTGGTAAAAGTGGTCTAAAAGAGAAAGCAGAAGCACTTAGAGATGCCATCAATTCTGGTACTGGTGCAGTTGGTACTCAGGCCACTGAAGTCATAAAACAATTTGAAGATGTAGCTGAGAAGTACAATGATCTAAAGAAAGCAGCTAATGATAATAACAAACAAGATGAACCTGTGGTCAAAGAAGTTGATGGAGCCTACACCAATCTGAAGAAAGTCTATGACCCAATACTAAACTTTACTAAGATCAAGTATTACTCCAATGAGGTAGAAACAAGGGCACGACAAATAACCAGTAGTGGTACTCCTCCTTCTGAAGTGAAACCCCTCATCGATAAGTTAAAGAGTGTATACAGCTGA
- a CDS encoding uncharacterized protein (small overlap at the 5' end with gene TA15015), producing MPDDLLILQPEINEKATQLQNLAKELKTASGDGNVGTAAGDLASNAQTLHGAASQLPATDGLTDLKDKATELATAAKKDTTSAGQDKESLYATATALQSDATDPANAIAVIEAFKKVKTAYEKLAAHPKYSTNKPSPGQTPDPNTAKRKVKAVETAWNGVKTEFENLCKALIKHYSDEVNTQATQLKNDPTVENARAFKEEYDTFKDVKSTIEIKPGDSGTKKTIEVTNLPHINDTFKPRQKKFIWIIIPSILTQWLNFLTYKLAVYPQKLKAEANGLSGKAGTLSTRSSTLETALGSNEAAKKLAEGLKEAASNSVSGKGLKELLGDLNKASGITNIHDKAKLVLAKYNEVVNAYNSVKGDTTATGKAVEFATVKSAFNQLQKAAYEGTIDDPSEGKADDKRYNGKAEELKTKAQLLHDAANAIFEAAKDGSPLTELRTPAGQLKEAAKSSSGQDDLYNAAKALESGGSVDEHKANDVIAKFDAVKSAYTTLSSKTEYKDVIEDNSSLPQEQQQKVKAVDTAYKDLKGIYYQMLNLSKLHKAAEKLRAAAQAASGLNTLEDLKNAADNLKTNVTTLRDQTAGNAYDNAKNVEDKFNDVKSAFNKLTADENKVQDTFNALKGVYDHIGSTTFLDLLIPNLNNNS from the exons ATGCCAGAC GATCTTCTGATTCTTCAACCTGAAATCAACGAAAAAGCCACACAACTACAGAATTTGGCCAAAGAACTTAAAACCGCTTCTGGTGATGGTAATGTCGGTACTGCAGCCGGAGACCTAGCCAGTAATGCCCAAACACTTCACGGCGCAGCCAGTCAACTACCTGCTACTGATGGACTTACTGATCTTAAAGATAAAGCCACAGAACTAGCTACTGCAGCCAAGAAAGATACTACTAGTGCTGGCCAAGATAAAGAAAGTCTGTATGCTACGGCAACCGCACTACAAAGTGATGCTACTGATCCTGCCAATGCCATTGCAGTCATAGAAGCATTCAAAAAGGTCAAAACAGCATACGAAAAACTGGCAGCACATCCTAAATACTCAACCAATAAACCATCACCAGGTCAAACACCAGACCCAAATACTGCTAAAAGAAAGGTCAAAGCCGTTGAAACTGCCTGGAATGGGGTCAAGACCGAATTCGAAAATCTTTGTAAGGCACTCATCAAACACTACTCCGATGAGGTGAACACTCAGGCTACTCAACTCAAAAATGATCCCACTGTTGAAAATGCCCGAGCCTTCAAAGAAGAATATGACACATTCAAAGACGTCAAATCCACCATCGAAATCAAACCCGGCGACAGCGGCACCAAAAAAACCATCGAAGTTACCAATCTACCTCATATCAATGACACTTTTAAACCTAGACAAAAAAAGTTCATTTGGATCATTATTCCTTCCATTCTTACTCAATGGTTAAACTTCCTAACCTAT AAACTAGCAGTTTATCCCCAAAAACTTAAAGCTGAAGCTAACGGTCTATCCGGTAAGGCCGGCACACTATCTACCCGTTCCAGTACACTAGAAACTGCACTAGGTAGTAATGAAGCTGCTAAAAAACTTGCCGAAGGACTGAAGGAAGCCGCTAGCAATTCTGTCTCTGGTAAGGGTCTTAAAGAGTTACTCGGAGATCTTAATAAAGCTAGTGGAATAACAAATATACACGATAAGGCCAAATTGGTCCTCGCAAAATACAATGAGGTAGTTAATGCATATAACTCTGTGAAAGGTGATACAACTGCTACTGGTAAAGCTGTTGAATTTGCCACTGTTAAATCTGCATTCAATCAACTTCAGAAAGCAGCATACGAAGGCACCATCGACGACCCCAGCGAAGGCAAAGCCGATGACAAACGCTATAA TGGTAAAGCCGAAGAACTAAAGACTAAGGCCCAATTACTTCACGATGCAGCTAACGCAATATTCGAGGCTGCTAAGGATGGTAGTCCACTTACTGAACTTCGTACTCCAGCCGGACAACTTAAGGAAGCGGCCAAGAGTAGTAGTGGTCAAGATGATCTATACAATGCTGCAAAGGCACTAGAATCTGGTGGTTCCGTGGATGAACATAAGGCCAATGACGTCATAGCTAAGTTTGACGCAGTCAAGTCAGCGTACACAACACTGTCAAGTAAAACTGAATACAAAGATGTAATTGAAGATAATTCTAGTCTACCTCAAGAGCAACAACAAAAGGTCAAAGCTGTTGATACCGCCTACAAAGATCTCAAGGGTATCTACTATCAGATGCTAAACCTTTCCAAACTACATAAAGCGGCCGAAAAACTTAGAGCCGCTGCTCAGGCTGCTAGTGGTCTTAATACACTTGAAGATCTTAAAAATGCAGCCGATAATCTAAAAACTAATGTCACAACTCTACGTGACCAAACTGCTGGTAATGCCTATGATAATGCTAAAAATGTTGAAGACAAATTCAATGATGTCAAATCCGCATTCAACAAACTAACTGCTGATGAGAATAAGGTTCAGGATACGTTCAATGCTCTCAAAGGTGTCTATGACCATATCGGATCTACAACCTTTCTAGATCTATTAATTCCAAATCTCAACAACAATTCTTAG